The Hevea brasiliensis isolate MT/VB/25A 57/8 chromosome 1, ASM3005281v1, whole genome shotgun sequence genome has a window encoding:
- the LOC110649240 gene encoding ATPase family AAA domain-containing protein At1g05910 — MYPKRSGQGDGPVSRPVRTSDRLRRRPKVFSRTYLYYTPTIIRSRKGKTKTRTAASRIAKMLCPSNRPTRSPNNNSVATNLRRSTRKRRISVNLEDYTDSSGSEDEDLMKPTYRTLRNRIGNSVSQDELSSPKFKKIMNTRSTPRREGLRPRRSKTLAREKLNLESGDEQEAFEEKVVEDETENGNEIDDNDADDGQNDDEAEDEGDGEGEDEGEEDGDDEEGEEEEQEGRRRYDLRNRADVRRLSMEEGKQRPRSPRRVLHQGIGTRVNRDVRKGGSRVHKRHRITRAEDSDDSLLVDELDQGPAIPWSRGGSRSGPPWLFGGLDVHGTTAWGLNVAASGWGHQGDTIPTLTSGIQTAGPSSKGGADIQPLQVDESVSFDEIGGLSEYIDALKEMVFFPLLYPDFFASYHITPPRGVLLCGPPGTGKTLIARALACAASKAGQKVSFYMRKGADVLSKWVGEAERQLKLLFEEAQRNQPSIIFFDEIDGLAPVRSSKQEQIHNSIVSTLLALMDGLDSRGQVVLIGATNRVDAIDGALRRPGRFDREFNFPLPGCEARAEILDIHTRKWKQPPSKELKSELAANCVGYCGADLKALCTEAAIRAFREKYPQVYTSDDKFLIDVDSVMVEKYHFIEAMSTITPAAHRGAVVHSRPLSLVVAPCLQRHLQKAMNCISEIFPPLAVSSEFTKLSMLSYGSAIPLVYRPRLLLSGGEGSGLDHLGPAILHELEKFPVHSLGLPSLLSDPSAKTPEEALVHIFGEARRTTPSILYIPHFNLWWENAHEQLRAVLLTLLEELPSDLPILLLGTTTELPTDTQPFPVFAQRSIYQVGIPSTEERSLFFDRLIEAALSVLLEGVTKKSQGSVSLPDLPKVPKVASGPKASELKAKVEAEQHALRRMRMCLRDICNRILYDKRFSAFHYPVTDEDAPNYRTIIQNPMDVATLLQRVDCGQYITCAAFLQDIDLIVTNAKMYNGDDYNGARIVSRAYELRDAVHGMLSQMDPALVAFCDKIAAQGGPVHVPEDLGGSIFPPTPVVQLATVTRASARLRNVQPEVNLDQSYEALKRQKKSVDVAIAASVAEDKSQHQDTVQAKPSEEPGANEIDLEKPESPSADANRLETSREASAHTEASGSQDATMLDAKISSQIEYVKKLFVERTENYGIPQLERLYTRIMKGVFEIKYREKEKVEDDPKYSILKFLVKFAKDKANF; from the exons TCAGTTGCAACCAATCTTCGACGCTCAACCAGAAAGAGGAGGATTTCTGTAAATCTTGAAGATTATACAGACAGTTCTGGATCAGAAGATGAAGACTTGATG AAACCAACTTATCGAACCTTGAGGAACCGGATTGGTAATAGTGTCAGTCAGGATGAATTATCATCTCCTAAGTTCAAGAAGATTATGAATACCAGATCAACCCCTCGACGTGAAGGACTACGGCCTCGTCGTTCAAAAACATTAGCAAGAGAAAAATTGAATTTAGAATCTGGTGATGAACAAGAAGCTTTTGAGGAGAAGGTTGTTGAGGATGAAACTGAAAATGGGAATGAAATCGATGATAATGATGCAGATGATGGTCAGAATGATGATGAGGCTGAGGATGAGGGTGATGGAGAGGGTGAAGATGAAGGAGAGGAAGATGGTGATGATGAAGAAGGTGAAGAGGAAGAACAGGAGGGAAGGAGGAGATATGATCTCCGAAATCGTGCTGATGTCCGTAGGCTTTCTATGGAAGAAGGTAAGCAAAGACCACGATCTCCGCGAAGGGTATTGCATCAAGGAATAGGGACTAGGGTTAATAGGGATGTAAGAAAGGGTGGATCACGAGTTCACAAACGTCATCGTATAACAAGAGCTGAAGATTCTGATGATTCCCTTCTTGTGGATGAGCTGGACCAGGGTCCTGCTATTCCTTGGTCTCGAGGAGGGAGCAGATCTGGTCCACCTTGGCTCTTTGGGGGACTAGATGTCCATGGGACAACAGCATGGGGACTGAATGTGGCTGCATCTGGTTGGGGTCATCAGGGTGATACAATTCCTACATTAACTTCTGGGATCCAAACTGCTGGGCCAAGCTCTAAGGGAGGGGCAGATATCCAACCTTTACAAGTTGATGAGAGTGTAAGTTTTGATGAGATTGGTGGGCTTTCAGAATACATTGATGCTTTGAAGGAGATGGTTTTTTTTCCCTTGCTATATCCAGATTTCTTTGCCAGCTATCACATCACCCCACCAAGGGGAGTTTTGTTATGTGGTCCTCCTGGCACTGGCAAAACATTGATTGCAAGAGCATTAGCTTGTGCTGCTTCAAAAGCTGGTCAGAAGGTCAGTTTCTACATGCGTAAGGGTGCTGATGTACTTAGCAAATGGGTAGGTGAGGCTGAAAGACAATTGAAATTGCTTTTTGAGGAGGCACAAAGGAACCAGCCTTCTATAATCTTTTTTGATGAAATAGATGGACTTGCTCCAGTGAGGTCAAGCAAACAAGAGCAGATACACAATTCTATTGTTTCCACCTTGCTTGCCTTGATGGATGGTCTAGATTCTCGTGGACAAGTTGTTTTGATTGGAGCAACCAACAGAGTTGATGCCATTGATGGAGCCTTGCGTCGCCCTGGTCGTTTTGATCGTGAATTTAACTTTCCTTTGCCTGGTTGTGAGGCACGTGCTGAAATACTTGACATTCACACTCGAAAATGGAAGCAACCTCCTTCAAAGGAACTAAAATCGGAACTTGCAGCTAATTGTGTGGGGTATTGTGGTGCTGATTTAAAGGCACTATGCACTGAAGCTGCCATCCGTGCTTTTCGTGAAAAATATCCTCAAGTGTACACAAGTGATGATAAGTTTCTGATTGATGTCGACTCGGTCATGGTTGAAAAGTATCATTTTATTGAGGCCATGTCCACAATTACCCCTGCTGCTCACAGGGGTGCTGTTGTGCATTCTAGACCATTGTCTTTAGTGGTTGCGCCATGTCTGCAAAGACATCTCCAGAAAGCCATGAATTGTATTTCTGAAATATTTCCCCCCCTTGCAGTGTCATCAGAATTTACCAAGCTTTCTATGCTTTCCTATGGGTCTGCAATTCCTCTTGTGTACAGGCCACGGCTTTTGCTGTCTGGTGGTGAAGGTTCTGGCCTG GATCATCTTGGGCCTGCAATTTTACATGAACTGGAAAAATTTCCTGTTCATTCTCTCGGACTTCCATCTCTTCTTTCAGATCCTAGTGCAAAGACACCAGAGGAAGCATTGGTACATATATTTGGTGAAGCGAGAAGAACAACACCTTCAATCCTTTATATACCTCACTTTAATCTTTGGTGGGAAAAT GCACATGAACAGCTCAGGGCTGTTCTACTGACGCTATTAGAAGAACTGCCATCTGACTTGCCCATTCTGTTGCTTGGAACTACCACAGAACTACCCACTGATACACAGCCATTTCCAGTGTTTGCTCAACGTTCCAT CTATCAAGTGGGCATACCGTCAACTGAAGAAAGATCTTTGTTTTTTGACCGTTTAATTGAAGCTGCTTTATCAGTCTTGTTAGAGGGTGTAACGAAGAAATCCCAAGGATCAGTATCCCTTCCTGATCTTCCCAAGGTACCAAAAGTGGCAAGTGGCCCAAAGGcctcagaattaaaagccaaggTAGAAGCTGAGCAGCATGCCCTTCGCCGAATGCGTATGTGCCTCAGAGATATTTGCAATCG GATACTGTATGATAAACGGTTTAGCGCCTTCCATTATCCTGTCACAGATGAGGATGCTCCAAATTATCGCACAATAATCCAGAATCCTATGGACGTGGCTACTCTGCTGCAGCGTGTCGACTGTGGTCAGTATATTACATGCGCAGCATTCTTACAAGACATTGATCTCATCGTGACCAATGCAAAG ATGTATAATGGAGATGATTACAATGGTGCCAGGATTGTTAGTAGGGCTTATGAGCTTCGGGATGCA GTACATGGAATGCTGTCACAGATGGACCCTGCACTTGTTGCATTCTGTGACAAGATTGCTGCCCAAGGAGGTCCAGTTCATGTACCAGAGGATTTAGGGGGATCTATTTTCCCACCAACGCCAGTTGTGCAGCTGGCAACTGTTACCAGAGCAAGTGCCCGACTACGTAATGTACAGCCAGAGGTTAATCTGGATCAAAGCTATGAGGCTTTGAAAAGGCAGAAGAAAAGCGTTGATGTTGCAATTGCAG CTTCAGTGGCAGAAGATAAATCGCAGCATCAAGATACAGTACAAGCAAAGCCATCAGAAGAGCCAGGGGCAAATGAAATTGATCTTGAAAAGCCAGAATCCCCATCTGCTGATGCCAATAGGCTGGAAACTTCCAGAGAAGCTTCTGCTCATACTGAAGCGAGTGGATCCCAAGATGCTACTATGTTGGATGCCAAAATATCAAGCCAAATCGAGTATGTGAAGAAGCTATTTGTGGAGCGCACAGAAAATTATGGCATTCCACAGCTTGAGAGGCTCTACACACGCATAATGAAGGGCGTCTTTGAAATCAagtatagagagaaagagaaggttgaagatgatcccAAGTACTCAATTTTGAAGTTTTTGGTGAAATTTGCCAAGGATAAGGCAAATTTCTGA